Proteins found in one Gammaproteobacteria bacterium genomic segment:
- a CDS encoding CvpA family protein has product MIWVDIVIPGIIAISALFSLMRGFVREALSLAGWVAAFWVALTFAKDFAELLLAGISAPSLRMVVSFTILFVVTLVITALLNRLAGQLVSRTGLSGTDRMIGMIFGIARGVVVVSVLVLLAGLTTLPQDPWWQQSVLIDVFHKLALWLRYTVAPELSGGAIPGK; this is encoded by the coding sequence ATGATCTGGGTTGATATTGTTATCCCGGGCATCATCGCGATTTCCGCATTGTTCAGTTTGATGCGGGGTTTTGTGCGTGAAGCCCTTTCACTGGCAGGTTGGGTGGCGGCCTTCTGGGTGGCGCTGACCTTTGCGAAGGATTTCGCCGAGCTGTTGCTGGCGGGAATTTCCGCCCCATCGTTGCGGATGGTGGTGTCATTCACCATCCTGTTTGTGGTGACACTGGTGATCACCGCCTTGCTCAACCGTCTCGCGGGCCAGTTGGTGTCGAGAACGGGATTGAGTGGCACCGATCGTATGATCGGCATGATTTTCGGCATCGCCCGCGGCGTGGTGGTGGTGTCGGTGCTGGTACTGCTGGCGGGACTGACCACCCTGCCGCAGGACCCCTGGTGGCAACAGTCGGTGTTGATCGACGTGTTCCATAAGCTGGCCCTGTGGCTGCGCTATACCGTTGCGCCGGAACTGAGCGGCGGCGCTATTCCTGGCAAGTGA
- the folC gene encoding bifunctional tetrahydrofolate synthase/dihydrofolate synthase, translating to MRFNTLPEWLRWQESLHPREIELGLERVGEVLLRLELTRPNFKLITVAGTNGKGSSVAMLEAILLAAGYHVGSYTSPHLLRYNERIKVDGRPVDDATLCAAFSRIDAARLGKVSGAGASDAATVSLSYFEFGTLAAIDILQRAGVDIAILEVGLGGRLDAVNVLDADVALITAIDVDHVDWLGADRETIAREKAGILRSGRPAVCADPSPPSSLLAYAAQLATPLSLLARDFFITRPEGQEGCWDWQGAGQAWRQLPIPALPGAFQLRNAAGVLAALAALAADFPLDQAAICQGLKTVRLPGRFQVLEGLPMQILDVAHNAQSAQALAENLRCLPRAGRTRVVLAMLTDKDIASVVGHLTALVDVWYLAPLDVPRAAPLSQLQAAFGDETTEVFASVTAAHRAALAASEPQDLVVVCGSFHTVAAVLGDTV from the coding sequence ATGCGCTTTAACACTCTCCCCGAATGGCTACGTTGGCAGGAGTCCCTGCACCCGCGCGAGATTGAGCTGGGTCTGGAGCGTGTCGGCGAGGTACTGCTGCGGCTCGAGCTGACCCGGCCTAACTTTAAATTGATCACCGTGGCCGGCACCAATGGCAAGGGCTCCAGCGTGGCGATGCTTGAGGCCATTCTGCTGGCCGCGGGTTACCATGTCGGCAGCTATACCTCGCCGCACCTGCTGCGCTACAACGAACGGATCAAGGTCGATGGTCGGCCGGTGGATGACGCCACGCTGTGCGCCGCTTTTTCCCGCATCGATGCGGCCCGCCTCGGCAAGGTCTCAGGCGCCGGGGCAAGCGACGCGGCCACAGTGTCCCTGTCCTATTTTGAATTCGGCACCCTTGCGGCGATCGATATCCTGCAGCGCGCCGGGGTGGATATCGCGATTCTCGAAGTGGGGCTGGGGGGGCGGCTGGATGCGGTCAACGTACTGGATGCCGATGTGGCGCTGATCACCGCCATCGATGTGGATCACGTGGACTGGTTGGGCGCGGACCGCGAGACCATCGCGCGGGAAAAGGCCGGCATCCTGCGCAGCGGGCGTCCTGCGGTGTGTGCGGACCCTTCGCCGCCTTCCTCCCTGCTGGCGTACGCCGCCCAACTGGCGACCCCGTTGTCACTGCTGGCGCGTGATTTTTTCATCACCCGGCCAGAGGGGCAGGAAGGATGCTGGGACTGGCAGGGGGCCGGTCAGGCGTGGCGACAGCTGCCGATACCCGCCTTGCCGGGGGCCTTTCAGCTGCGCAATGCGGCAGGGGTGTTGGCCGCGCTGGCGGCACTGGCGGCGGATTTTCCGCTCGATCAGGCCGCTATCTGCCAGGGCCTGAAGACGGTCCGTTTGCCGGGGCGATTTCAGGTGCTGGAGGGCTTGCCGATGCAGATTCTGGATGTGGCCCACAACGCGCAGAGCGCGCAGGCCCTGGCGGAGAATCTGCGCTGCCTGCCGCGTGCTGGCCGTACCCGAGTCGTGTTGGCGATGCTGACCGATAAGGATATTGCCAGCGTGGTGGGGCATCTAACGGCGCTGGTGGATGTCTGGTATCTGGCGCCACTGGACGTACCCCGTGCCGCACCCCTGTCACAATTGCAGGCCGCCTTTGGCGATGAGACAACCGAGGTGTTTGCGAGCGTGACGGCGGCCCATCGGGCGGCGTTGGCGGCGAGCGAGCCACAGGACCTTGTCGTGGTGTGCGGATCGTTCCACACGGTAGCCGCGGTACTGGGCGACACAGTATAA
- a CDS encoding tetratricopeptide repeat protein encodes MAWVDEKGDEKAMKRTMKNSTTSDSRRNTAAFSPSAKSSAVTSLAIRPAANRLYLLVVYFLALNFLILGTSHAAINSIADPATIDQRATLRSFNEITPVAEDLWTNLTIHFVTLYEQGEYQAALRTAEQTHKIALNNFGIDDVNTADTLLKLGIINQTLGRLSVAEDHLLGSLVILEQQLSPDHPDVAVAATNLANVYFDMKRFADSEHYHQQALRIRQNAFGDTHPMVAQSIYNLAVLYEGEEKFSKAESYYQQAITLWTEGEGPLHPYVGNALSSLAKAYIAQAKFQQAEDTLKQVLTYKKAVLGVQHEEVAQTLVNLGSTYLEQGKFNRASRAYAEALSIAQGLLSSSDPQLALLMYTLANIYHMQARVGADNSSFTSRAVANSGSTTKDEKPVDQPSDIATADEAGVEKTDTATRQSTALFEQALPLYKQAAEILDREHDKNGSTLEVVLTELAMLYKAIGNNDMATATESRLLRR; translated from the coding sequence ATGGCATGGGTTGATGAAAAGGGCGACGAAAAGGCGATGAAAAGGACAATGAAAAATTCCACAACCAGTGATAGCCGCAGGAACACAGCCGCGTTCTCGCCATCCGCTAAATCATCCGCAGTGACATCACTTGCCATTCGGCCAGCAGCGAATCGCTTATATTTACTGGTTGTCTATTTTCTTGCGCTTAATTTTCTTATTCTTGGCACCAGTCATGCCGCCATAAACAGCATAGCGGATCCGGCAACTATTGATCAGCGCGCAACCCTACGCTCATTCAACGAAATCACCCCCGTTGCTGAAGACCTATGGACAAACCTCACTATCCATTTCGTCACGCTCTATGAACAGGGCGAATACCAGGCGGCATTGCGCACTGCGGAACAGACCCACAAGATTGCCCTCAATAATTTTGGCATTGATGATGTCAATACCGCCGACACATTACTGAAGCTTGGCATCATCAATCAGACACTCGGTAGGTTATCGGTAGCGGAAGACCATCTGCTTGGCTCGCTGGTGATATTAGAGCAACAGCTCAGCCCGGATCATCCCGACGTGGCCGTTGCTGCCACCAATCTCGCCAATGTCTACTTTGACATGAAACGCTTTGCCGATTCTGAACACTATCATCAACAGGCTTTACGCATACGCCAGAATGCCTTTGGCGATACCCATCCGATGGTTGCGCAATCCATCTACAATCTTGCGGTTCTGTATGAGGGTGAAGAAAAATTCAGCAAGGCCGAATCGTATTACCAACAAGCGATCACCCTATGGACAGAAGGCGAAGGCCCCTTACATCCCTATGTTGGCAATGCCTTATCCAGCCTGGCAAAGGCGTATATCGCACAAGCAAAATTCCAGCAGGCGGAAGATACGCTGAAACAGGTGCTGACTTACAAAAAGGCGGTTTTGGGTGTTCAGCATGAGGAAGTTGCGCAGACCCTCGTCAACCTCGGCAGCACCTACCTGGAACAGGGAAAATTTAATCGCGCCAGCAGGGCCTATGCTGAGGCGCTGAGTATAGCCCAGGGTTTACTGTCCTCTTCCGACCCTCAGCTCGCCCTGTTGATGTATACGCTGGCCAATATCTACCACATGCAGGCACGCGTAGGCGCAGACAATAGCAGCTTTACGAGCCGTGCCGTTGCGAACAGTGGAAGCACCACGAAAGATGAAAAGCCTGTAGACCAGCCGAGCGACATTGCGACCGCTGATGAGGCCGGGGTGGAAAAAACCGATACCGCGACAAGGCAATCGACGGCCCTGTTTGAACAGGCATTACCACTTTACAAACAGGCGGCCGAAATCCTGGATCGCGAGCACGACAAAAATGGCTCGACACTGGAGGTGGTGCTCACCGAACTTGCCATGCTCTACAAGGCAATCGGCAATAACGACATGGCCACCGCCACCGAGTCACGCCTCTTGAGGCGCTAG
- the purF gene encoding amidophosphoribosyltransferase produces MCGIIGIVGTENVNQNLYDGLTVLQHRGQDAAGIVTCHQRRLYMRKDNGLVRDVFHTQHMLRLQGSMGIGHVRYPTAGCFSSAEAQPFYVNSPFGISLAHNGNLTNAAELKRDLFRADRRHINTDSDSEVLLNVFAHELQHVGKLTLDANDVFEAVTAVHRRCRGAYAVVAMITGYGIVAFRDPHGIRPVVFGKRETPRGDEYVVASESVAIDSLGFDLVRDIAPGEAIFIDVKGNLSTRQCADNPKASPCIFEHVYFARPDSIIDGISVYKARLRMGEMLAKKIKRVYPDHDIDVVIPIPDTSRTSALQLSYELDVVYREGFIKNRYIGRTFIMPGQKQRKKSVRQKLNAIELEFKGKNVLLVDDSIVRGTTSQQIIQMARHAGANKVYFASAAPPVRYPNVYGIDMPSVAELVGHDRDEKQIAEVIGADWLVYQDLEDLIETTRHGKSAVENFDTSVFDGKYVTGDITQDYLDFVESKRNDGARSAQDGDEAVIELHNSP; encoded by the coding sequence ATGTGCGGCATAATCGGTATCGTCGGAACAGAAAATGTTAACCAGAATTTGTACGACGGTTTAACGGTATTGCAACACCGTGGACAGGATGCGGCAGGTATCGTCACCTGTCATCAGCGCCGGCTGTATATGCGTAAGGATAACGGCCTGGTGCGCGATGTGTTTCACACCCAGCATATGCTGCGCCTGCAGGGTTCAATGGGTATTGGCCACGTGCGTTACCCGACCGCAGGCTGCTTTTCCTCGGCGGAGGCGCAACCCTTTTATGTGAACTCGCCGTTTGGTATTTCGCTGGCGCACAACGGCAATCTCACCAATGCCGCCGAGCTCAAACGCGATCTGTTTCGCGCCGATCGTCGTCACATCAATACCGATTCTGATTCCGAGGTGCTGCTCAATGTGTTCGCCCACGAGCTGCAACACGTCGGCAAACTGACACTGGATGCCAATGATGTGTTTGAGGCCGTGACCGCCGTGCATCGTCGTTGCCGGGGCGCCTATGCGGTGGTGGCGATGATCACCGGTTACGGCATTGTGGCATTCCGTGATCCCCACGGTATTCGTCCGGTGGTATTCGGCAAGCGCGAAACACCGCGTGGCGACGAATACGTGGTGGCCTCCGAAAGCGTTGCCATTGATTCACTGGGTTTTGATCTGGTGCGTGACATTGCGCCAGGTGAGGCAATATTCATTGATGTGAAAGGCAATCTCAGCACCCGTCAATGCGCCGATAATCCCAAGGCCTCTCCCTGTATTTTTGAGCATGTCTATTTCGCCCGCCCCGATTCCATCATCGACGGCATTTCGGTTTACAAGGCGCGCCTGCGCATGGGCGAGATGCTGGCCAAGAAGATTAAACGCGTGTATCCGGATCACGATATTGATGTGGTGATTCCCATTCCCGACACCAGTCGCACCTCGGCACTGCAGTTGTCGTATGAGCTGGACGTGGTCTACCGGGAGGGCTTCATCAAGAACCGCTACATTGGCCGTACCTTCATCATGCCCGGTCAAAAGCAGCGTAAAAAATCCGTACGCCAGAAATTGAATGCCATTGAGCTGGAGTTCAAGGGGAAGAACGTCCTGCTGGTGGACGACTCCATCGTGCGTGGCACCACCTCACAACAGATTATTCAGATGGCGCGTCACGCCGGCGCCAACAAGGTGTACTTTGCCTCTGCCGCGCCGCCGGTTCGTTACCCGAATGTTTATGGCATCGATATGCCCTCGGTGGCCGAGCTAGTGGGGCATGATCGCGATGAAAAACAGATTGCGGAGGTGATTGGCGCCGACTGGCTGGTTTATCAGGATCTGGAAGATCTGATCGAGACCACGCGCCACGGTAAGTCCGCGGTGGAAAATTTCGACACCTCCGTGTTTGATGGCAAGTACGTTACCGGCGATATTACCCAGGATTATCTGGACTTCGTCGAGAGCAAGCGAAATGACGGTGCGCGTAGTGCCCAGGATGGTGATGAGGCGGTCATTGAGCTGCACAATTCACCGTAA
- the trpA gene encoding tryptophan synthase subunit alpha, giving the protein MSRIENCFSKLKTEGRKALIPYVTAGDSDPKVTVPLMHAMVRAGADIIELGVPFSDPMADGPVIQRAAERALLHHVSLRDVLAMVAEFRQQDADTPVVLMGYLNPVEVMGYTAFAEAAAQAGVDGVLTVDLPPEEAEALVTALKTRQLDPIFLLAPTSDDERIRLICAAASGYVYYVAVKGVTGAGNLDVPAVSRKLDQIRAHTGLPVGVGFGIKDAESAARVAQVADAVVVGSALVQKVEQAAGQHDRINTEIADLLAQMRAAMDA; this is encoded by the coding sequence ATGAGCCGTATTGAAAACTGTTTTAGTAAATTAAAGACCGAGGGCCGCAAGGCGCTGATTCCCTACGTGACGGCGGGCGATTCTGATCCCAAGGTCACCGTGCCGCTGATGCATGCCATGGTCAGGGCCGGCGCCGACATCATCGAGTTGGGCGTGCCGTTTTCCGACCCCATGGCCGATGGGCCGGTGATCCAGCGGGCCGCCGAACGGGCGCTGCTGCACCATGTCTCGCTGCGGGATGTGCTGGCCATGGTGGCCGAGTTTCGCCAGCAGGATGCCGACACCCCGGTGGTGCTGATGGGCTATCTCAATCCGGTGGAGGTGATGGGCTACACGGCCTTTGCCGAGGCGGCTGCGCAGGCGGGGGTTGACGGCGTGCTGACCGTGGACCTGCCGCCAGAGGAGGCCGAGGCGCTGGTGACGGCGCTCAAGACCCGGCAGCTGGATCCCATCTTCCTGTTGGCGCCCACCTCGGACGATGAGCGTATCCGGCTGATCTGCGCCGCGGCCAGCGGCTATGTCTACTATGTGGCGGTGAAGGGCGTGACCGGTGCGGGCAATCTGGATGTGCCGGCGGTATCCCGCAAGCTGGATCAAATCCGCGCCCACACGGGCCTGCCCGTCGGCGTGGGTTTTGGCATCAAGGACGCCGAGTCGGCAGCCAGGGTGGCACAGGTGGCCGATGCCGTGGTGGTGGGCAGTGCGCTGGTGCAAAAAGTGGAGCAGGCCGCGGGTCAACACGATAGAATAAACACCGAAATTGCCGATTTGCTGGCGCAGATGCGCGCCGCGATGGATGCATAA
- a CDS encoding O-succinylhomoserine sulfhydrylase: MSHEDETPFGFDTLAVRAGHERTNEGEQGEAIFTTSSYVYSSAAQAAARFSGEEPGNIYSRFTNPTVRTFEKRLAALEGGERCVATASGMGAILTTCLGLLKAGDHIVSSRAIFGTTVVLFNNILARFGVETSYVPLTDLAAWEAAIRPNTKLLFLETPSNPVTEIADIRAMAELAHAHGCQLVVDNCFCTPALQRPLEFGADIVIHSATKYLDGQGRCIGGAIVGSEECVGGDIYGVVRTGGTNMSPFNAWVFLKGLETLRIRMEAHCRNAQLLAEWLESQAAVTRVNYPGLVSHPQYALAAQQQSGAGGVLSFELNGGQAAAWKVIDNTRLLSITANLGDTKTTITHPATTTHGRVDPQLRAEAGVSDGLVRIAVGLEDIEDIKADLARGLDLL, from the coding sequence ATGTCACATGAAGATGAAACACCCTTCGGGTTTGATACCCTGGCGGTACGCGCCGGGCATGAGCGTACCAATGAAGGCGAGCAGGGCGAAGCGATTTTCACCACCTCCAGTTATGTGTATAGCAGCGCGGCACAGGCGGCGGCACGGTTTTCCGGTGAAGAACCGGGCAATATCTATTCACGCTTCACCAATCCCACTGTGCGCACCTTTGAAAAACGGCTGGCGGCGCTGGAGGGTGGAGAACGCTGCGTGGCAACAGCCTCGGGCATGGGCGCGATCCTGACGACCTGTCTGGGGCTGCTGAAAGCCGGTGACCATATTGTTTCATCGCGGGCTATCTTTGGCACGACCGTCGTCTTGTTTAACAACATCCTTGCCCGCTTTGGGGTGGAAACCTCGTACGTGCCGTTGACGGATCTGGCCGCATGGGAGGCGGCGATTCGCCCCAACACCAAATTGTTATTCCTGGAGACGCCCTCGAACCCGGTGACCGAGATTGCCGATATTCGGGCCATGGCGGAGCTGGCCCATGCTCATGGCTGCCAACTGGTGGTGGATAATTGCTTCTGCACGCCGGCATTACAGCGGCCACTGGAGTTTGGTGCGGACATCGTCATTCATTCCGCCACCAAATATCTGGATGGCCAGGGGCGCTGTATTGGCGGTGCCATTGTGGGCAGCGAGGAATGTGTCGGCGGTGATATCTATGGTGTGGTGCGCACTGGCGGCACCAACATGAGCCCGTTTAATGCCTGGGTATTTCTGAAAGGTCTGGAAACGCTGCGTATTCGCATGGAGGCGCATTGTCGAAATGCACAGCTGCTGGCGGAATGGCTGGAGTCGCAAGCCGCGGTAACTCGCGTCAACTACCCCGGACTGGTCTCGCATCCCCAATATGCCCTGGCTGCACAGCAACAAAGCGGCGCAGGGGGTGTGCTGTCTTTTGAGCTTAACGGTGGGCAGGCGGCGGCCTGGAAGGTGATCGACAATACCCGGTTATTGTCGATCACCGCCAATCTTGGCGACACAAAAACCACCATCACGCATCCCGCCACGACCACACACGGTCGGGTTGATCCTCAGCTGCGCGCCGAGGCAGGGGTCAGTGATGGTCTGGTGCGTATCGCGGTAGGGCTGGAAGATATTGAGGATATCAAGGCCGATCTGGCACGCGGCCTGGATCTGCTCTGA
- a CDS encoding SPOR domain-containing protein — protein MNSQLKQRLVGAVVLVALAVIFIPMLLPGKGDLSRGIDGSNIPPEPDYRFSAPVPAPEAPPMAAAPSLPVDDLSMDEAPDAPPVSSVKPSPVVTEPPKASPAKKATTPKAAPIKAAPSVALSEKSPQASGWVVQVGSFSSQPNAKALCEKLRKQGYACFVEAVQASADAVYRVRVGPTVSRATADKMRQKLLDVIGLQGLVQAYP, from the coding sequence GTGAATAGTCAACTCAAACAGCGATTGGTGGGGGCGGTAGTGCTGGTCGCACTGGCGGTCATATTTATCCCCATGCTGTTGCCGGGCAAGGGCGACCTTTCCAGGGGTATCGATGGCAGTAATATCCCGCCCGAGCCGGATTATCGTTTTTCTGCCCCGGTTCCGGCGCCCGAGGCGCCACCGATGGCGGCTGCACCCAGCCTGCCGGTGGACGACCTCTCTATGGACGAGGCCCCGGACGCGCCGCCTGTCTCATCGGTGAAGCCGTCGCCGGTCGTCACCGAGCCGCCAAAGGCGAGCCCCGCAAAAAAGGCCACCACGCCTAAAGCCGCACCAATCAAGGCCGCACCGTCGGTCGCGCTGAGCGAAAAATCGCCCCAGGCCAGTGGCTGGGTGGTGCAGGTGGGTAGTTTTTCCAGCCAGCCCAATGCCAAAGCGCTGTGCGAGAAATTACGCAAGCAGGGCTATGCCTGTTTTGTGGAGGCGGTGCAGGCGTCAGCGGATGCGGTCTATCGTGTGCGCGTCGGGCCGACGGTGAGCCGTGCTACGGCCGACAAGATGCGGCAGAAATTGCTGGATGTGATCGGCCTGCAGGGGCTGGTGCAGGCCTACCCGTGA
- the accD gene encoding acetyl-CoA carboxylase, carboxyltransferase subunit beta has protein sequence MSWLKKLIPSRISPQTGQKKAVPEGIWAKCGACSAVLYRAELERNLDVCPKCDHHMRIGARRRLDIFLDKEPRVEIGAEVVPVDALKFRDVKKYKDRLTQAQKATNETDALVSMMGQVQGVPVVAAAFEFGFMGGSMGSVVGERFVRAANAALEHNIPLVCFSASGGARMQEALFSLMQMAKTSAVLARLSKRGIPYISVLTDPTMGGVSASLAMLGDVHVAEPKALIGFAGPRVIEQTVRQTLPDGFQRSEFLQEHGAVDMVVDRRDLRDRIASLLAMLTGQPAP, from the coding sequence ATGAGTTGGTTAAAAAAGCTAATCCCGTCAAGAATCAGTCCCCAGACTGGCCAGAAAAAGGCCGTGCCGGAAGGCATCTGGGCGAAATGCGGCGCCTGTAGCGCCGTGCTGTATCGCGCCGAGCTCGAACGCAATCTGGATGTCTGTCCCAAGTGTGACCACCACATGCGCATTGGCGCGCGCCGTCGGCTGGATATCTTTCTGGACAAGGAGCCGCGGGTAGAAATCGGCGCCGAGGTCGTGCCGGTCGATGCCCTGAAATTCAGGGACGTCAAAAAATACAAGGACCGGTTGACCCAGGCACAGAAGGCCACCAACGAGACCGATGCCCTGGTGAGCATGATGGGCCAGGTGCAGGGCGTGCCCGTGGTGGCGGCGGCCTTTGAATTCGGATTCATGGGCGGGTCCATGGGTTCGGTGGTTGGCGAGCGTTTTGTGCGCGCGGCAAATGCCGCCCTGGAACACAATATCCCCCTGGTCTGTTTCTCGGCCAGTGGCGGTGCGCGCATGCAGGAGGCGTTGTTTTCCTTGATGCAGATGGCCAAGACCAGCGCCGTGTTGGCGAGGCTCAGCAAGCGCGGCATTCCGTATATCTCCGTGTTGACCGACCCGACCATGGGCGGCGTGTCGGCCAGCCTGGCGATGCTGGGGGATGTGCACGTGGCGGAACCCAAGGCCCTGATCGGCTTTGCCGGACCGCGCGTGATTGAACAGACGGTGCGGCAGACCCTGCCGGACGGCTTCCAGCGTAGCGAGTTCCTGCAGGAGCACGGTGCAGTGGATATGGTGGTGGATCGGCGTGATCTGCGCGACCGTATTGCCAGCCTGCTGGCCATGCTGACCGGGCAGCCGGCGCCTTAA